CGGCACAGCCAGACCTCGGAGGAcctgctttctcctctcacctGTGTCCTTGTCCATATGTCGTGCCATTGTGGGACGCGGGTGTTGGTGTAGCAGAAGCGGTGAGGAGCTGAGCGATGATACGTGTGGCCCTCATAGAGCGGGATCACCGACTCCCTGACATCTGTGCAACacagagcagaggaaagggaTTCAGCAACGCAGACCAAACGCGAGGCCCCTGTTCCTGTTTGCTTCAGCCACCAAAACACAGGTCCACTTTCCCTGCCCAGAGTTCCCCCAGTTAAGCATGCTCCGAGTGGATAAAGATAAAAgtccttcctctgttttcctcAGAACACACTGTCTGTCTCTTTTCTGGGATAAGCCCATTCCTGGGACTGTCAGAAACAGCACAgactcatcccctgctcccctTTCCAGCTCGACTCCTCGTTCTAGACCCATCCCCATCTCAGGGAAAACTAAATTGGAGCATGCCTCCTGCACGAACTTGTCCGCCGAGGTGAAGGAGGCTCCCGAATCCCGCAGAAGGCCCAGCCACACTGGCAGATCCGGACAGCGAGACGCTGCAAGCCCAGTCCCTCCAGCACCCTCCACCACAGCAGCGGGCCGCATCATCACCCAGGAGGCCGGAGGCCCCGGGGAGCGCTCTGCGAGCGGGTGGGCTGTTCGCTGGGGCTCCCCAGAGGGGGCAGCATGGGTCCCCCCACGGGGGGCACAGAGCCACGCGGTGCGGCTGCTCGTCCGGCGGAGAAACACCGCGACgcagaaggagaacaaagggCGGCTGCCCGGGAAGAGCCGGGCGGGGGGCTGCGGTCGCCTCgaccccccccaactccccaCCGCTCCACTCGGGAGCCGGGGCTgcgtggggcggggaggggcggggggggggagtcccTCGGCGGGCACCGGGCAGCTCCCCCTGCCGCTGCCTGCGCGGGAGAGGCCGAGGGAGCCGGGAGGGTGGAGGCGGCAGCGGGGCTCGGCTCCTCCGGTCACGGTCGGTGCCGCCGCTTTCAGCCCGCTTTCCCGCTCCGCTCCGGGCCGACCGGCCGCAGCCGCGGCGCCTCCTCGGGGGGCCGGCCCTCCGCCCACCCGGGAAcggcgcgggcggcggcagcgACCCCGGCCTGGACCCcgaccccccgccgccgcggccccgagCCCCGCCATGACGCCGCCGACCCCGCGCACCTGGCCCCCccagcagcggcagcggcaggagccagcagcacGAGCGCCCCCaggagccgccgctgccgccccggaGCCCCGTTTCATCCCtcccgccgcggccgcgccgccgaCTTCCGCTTCCGCCGCCGATCACCGCCCATCCGGTAACGGCCGCCGAGGGGCAGGCGGCAGCCAacaagaaatggggggggggctcGCGTGGCGTCATCGTGGAGTGACGGCTGAGCTGACCTATCGGAAGGCCGCTGCGACCTCACTCGCGTCCTCCCCCCGCCTGCCGCGCTGACTGACAGGCCCTGCGCCCTATCAGCGTAGCTTGGGCAGGAACCAGCCATGGTCCCCCGCTCTCGGTTACCACGGTGACCAACAAGCGCGCCAGTCAACCCGGAGGCACGCCCAGCCCGGAGCAACCGCGAGCCCTGCCTTAGAAACGGCTCTGACAGGCACGCCCCTCAGCCTATCAGAGCAcaggcccgccccgccccgccttcCCGCCCCCTCCCGAACCCCGCCTGATTGACATGCGCCTCCTGCTATCAGGAAGCGGTCTCGCGTTGTTTTTGTGAGGGGTTCACGCGTGGGGGAGACGCAGGTCCCGCCCCTCAGCCCCCCACGGCCGCTCCGGCCCCGCGGCCTCGGGGGCCGCCCGGCCTCGCCGTGCTGTGCCGCGCCCGGGACGGGGCTCCGCCGGGGCGGTGGCTCAGCCGGGCCCGCGGGTGGGCGTGGGCGTGGGCCCGAGACAAGGAGCCTTTCTCCGGCCGGGCCGCGGAGCCGCGCCTGCCCCGGCGGGGGACGGACAGcccccggggggagcggggcagcccggGGTGGGCCCCGTGGGGACGGGGCGACCCCCCGCAGCAGGGGGATCCTGCATCCCACGGGCGAGGGGTCGGCTCGGCGAGGTCGGGGGGCGCCGCCAGCCCCGGGAAGGGGGGtgggctgccccccgccccgtGGGTCCCTCCCCGTGAGGCGGCGGGCGCCCAGGACGCCGGGTGCGCCGGCCGCCCGTGGCGGGGAGCGGGCTCGGgcggccccccccacccctcaccccccgCGGGCCGTGGGCGGCGGAGCCGGGAAGCGGCGGGGCCGTGGGCGGAGGATGTGCGTCAgccgggggcagcgccgggccTGGGAacggccccgccgcgccggaCGCCTAGTCGCGGGGGGGCGTGGGAGGGGGGCGGCTGgccgaggcggggaggggggggggggagctggagctggaccCCCGCGTCGGGGACTCTGCCCACGgggtgccccggctgccccccgcgcgccccactccccccagccccggggacgTGCCCCGGGCCCCGCCACGGCCCCCCCGGGCAGGAGTGCGCGGGGGCGGCTGGACCCACGCCAGGCGCCCGGCCGCGCCAGCCGCGGTATAAATAGCGCCGAGCCACGCAGGGCCGGAGACGGGGTGGGGGCCGTCACCCTCCGCGGGGCCCGGGGTGCTGCGGGCGGGGGGATTCAGcgtccctccccccccccccccccgagaaacCTCCCTCCGCTCCCTGTCTCGCTGCTCTGGGGCAAGGCCTGCGCCGTGGGGGTGTTCACCCTGAAGCCTATCGATGGCAGCCTCTGTCTGCCGGTGACCGGGAGGCTGAGACACAAACCGCCAGCCCTTTGCAAGGGGCTCTGGTGCCCCGGCAcccggggggggacggggcgggacggggGTGCTCCTGGGACAGGGCCGGGGGAACGGGGACGGCGGTGCCCGGGAGCATCGCTGTGCCTTGCCGGGTTGCTGCAGGAATCGGAGGTGCTGCGAGAGCAGCCCGCGGGACcccggccggcggggggggcggggggggggggctgcaccctcAGGGGACCGCCAGGTTCCGCGGACACGGCCGCGGGTGCTGCCGCCCCGGGGTGCCGGGTGCCCCCGCGAGCACCGGTCCCCGCAGACCTGCGGGTCCAGCCGGGGGCTGCGCGACCCCCCGACCGGCGTCCCCTCCGCCCGGCGCCGCCTCCGGGGGGTCCTGCCTCCCCCTACGGACGGCCCCCCCAGTGCCTCGCGTGTCCGCCCCGGTCCCCCGCGCGTCCCGTCCGGGACACGGCCCGGTTCCCCGCTGCCCACCGCAGCAGCGGCTGCCGGGCTGCGGGACCCCCGGTGCCGCCGTGCAGGGCGCCGGtccccacttcccccccaccccggtgccGCTGCGCCTCCCGcccgagggggggggggccggtgccACCGCCTccgcccgctgccccccccccccccgccgcggccgcccgcgcTGCGCTCGGCGGGGGCGGCAGCCGCGGGATCCGCCCCCGGGGCCTCCCACGCCGCGGCGCAGCCGGGGCCGCTGCTATTTCACGGTACCGCCCGTGTGGGCGGCGCGCAgaagcggcgcggcgcggcggagcGAGCgtgcccggcccggccgcgggaCCCCcgagccccgggaccccccccggccccagccgccGCCAGCGCCCGGTCCCGCCGCGGAGCGCCGtcccggagccgccgccgccccccccccccccccctcccggcatACGGCGGCCGCGCACGGGGCGGGCGTTGCGGCGGGAGGCGGCTCCAGCCGGCGGTGAGCgaccgggggggggcggcgggaggggacggggggtCCGGGGGGATCtgcaaggggcgggggggggaggacgggACGGGGCACCGGATGGGCCCGGGGCACCGGCGGGCACGGAGCAGGGCGGGGGACCCGGGGGCGGATGGCCCCGGCGGGACCGGGACGCCGGCGCATCACCGGCCCTGTGCCGTCGGggatggggagggctggggcggccccgggcgcgTGTCGGGCCCACGCGGGGGCCCCGGGGGgtgccggcggcgggagggggggggctgggcacggccccgggcggggaggggggaaggggggggcccCGCTTGCCTCTGTGCCGTGTCCGAGGGGGCTGtggccgtggggtccgtcccagCCCGGGGAGCACGGGTGGGCCTGGGTGCCCTGTGGGGTTTGGGGACCCTGAAACACCCCGTGTCACCCCGTCCCCCGGGGGCGATCCCCGCCCCGTACTcaagggcggggagggggcttcTCCTGCATGTCCATCTGTCCGCCCCCCATCGTGACACCGTCCGTCCCGCAGGCTCGCCATGGCCCTGCCCCGCACGCTGGGGGAGCTGCAGCTGTACCGGGTGCTGCAGCGCGCCAACCTGCTGGGCTACTACGAGACCTTCATCCAGCAAGGGGGGGACGACGTGCAGCAGCTCTGCGAGGCGGGCGAGGAGGAGTTCCTGGAGATCATGGCGCTGGTGGGCATGGCCACCAAGCCCCTGCATGTCCGCCGCCTCCAGAAGGCCCTGCGCGAGTGGGCCTCCAACCCGGGGCTCTTCAGCCAGCCCGTCTCGGCCGTGCCCGTCAGCAGCATCCCCCTCTTCAAGCTCTCCGAGGCCGGTGGGCGCAAGGCGCTCAGCAACGGGCATGCCAGCCCCAGCGAGGCCGCGGGCAAGGGGGGGCAGCAGCACCGGGACACCCCCGGCCCGCAGTCCCACGGAGCCGGGAGAGAAGCTGTCGCCGTCGGCTGCCCCGCCGTGGCCGGGGAGGAGCACCCCCCGAGTCGGAGGGCGGCGGGGACGAGGAGCCGGGGGGTCCCCCCTTCTCCCCGGGTGGGAGCGGCGGTGACCAGCCGGCAGGCACGGAGGTGCTGGAGCCAGAGCTGGCGCGGACAGTGGCAGAGAGCGTGGagcggctgctgcagagctgcccccGGGGCGGCGAGGCCGAGCTGCGGGCGCTGATGAAGCTCAACAAGAAGCTGGCCAAGGCGTGGGGCACATCTTCCAGCTGGAGGATGGCGACCGGCACAAGGAGGAGGAGATCCGCCGGCACAGCGCGATCTACGGCCGTGGCGAGGCCCGGCGCCGTGAGGGCAAGCAGCTCACCCTGCACGAGGTGGGCGGCGTGGCGGGGTCCACGCTCGAAGGTCCTGGGGACGCGCTGGCTCGGGGTGGGGGCCAAGGCAGCTCTGGAGGTGGAAGGGGGGGGACAGGCTCTGGCCCAGGGAGGAGGTTGGAGTGGGGGCTCCGTCACAGAGGGGGTGGGAGCTAGGGTCCGCTCCCACCCAGGCGGCATCTGCCTGCCTGGAGCAGATGCCGCCTTTGCTGTGGGGTCCCGTGGGCGCTGccgtccctgtccctgctcacgCATCGTCTCTGCCCCCAGCTCATCATCAACGAGGCGGCCGCCCAGTTCTGCCTGCGGGACAACTCGCTGCTGCTGCGGCGCGTCGAGCTCTTCTCGCTCTCGCGGCAGGTTGCGCGGGAGAGCACCTACCTGTCCTCGCTCAAGGTCGCCAGGTGAGCCCAGACCTGGCAAACCCCCTCCTCGCAGGCCCGGGGGGGTCCTGGCCGTCACCTGCTCTGCACCCCCGGGAACTGCACCACAACCCAGCGCTTCTGGATCCCCTTTCCCTCGCgtgtgctgttttctgtctgacCTCGGCGGTGGAGAGGACGGCAGGGATGcctggcactgggggggggggccactggggatgccccatcccctgccctctTCCCCTAGAGCCCCAGCCTGGTGTGTGCCGGATGCCGTGGCCGGGCTGCCTTTTCCCTTCGCTCTccagctgcttcccccccccccctttttgccACCCCCCAGCTCCATCTGCGCCAAAGCCTCGATCCGCGCCGCCCCCCCGGCACCGCCCTGCCCGGCGGCCGCCCACGCCTGCCGCCGCGGCTGGCGCTGCCCGCAGCGTGGCAGGAGGCCGGGCGGGCATGCCTGTCGTGGGGCCTCTGCACAGCCGCCCCCACGCCTGACgcagccccttctcctccccccccacgCAGGGCACATCCCGAGGAGAGCGGAGCCACCATGGCCAAGCGGCTCAAGCAGGAGGTGGGTACGCAcccggaggggcggggggggcacacaGCCGCATGCACGGGGGTGCAGGTGCAGGTGGGTGCGCATGCGTGTGCAGGTGTGCACACCTGTGAGCGCGGGGGCGGGCGCTCGCCCACACCTGGGCGGGATGGTGCAGTGTGCCCAGGGCTGCCCGCACTGTCTTGGGCAGGCAGCGAGGGGCTCCGGGTCGGCTGCTGAGGGGCTGGTGCTGTGCGTGCAGCCGTGGGCATCCTGGGGCGGGTGGGCGCAGAGCCCCTCGGCAGGATAGGGCCCGTCCACGGTGCTCTGCGCTCACCCGCGTGCTTTTGGCAGGCGGGAGAGCAGAGCCGCTCCGAGCTACTGCCGCTGCAGGTGGGGCCGGAGCCCCCCCGGGACCGCGTACCGAGCCAGCCTGGAGGAGGACGCAGCCAGCCTCTCCGGGGAGAGCCTCGACGGCCACTTGCAGGGTGAGTGGGGGCCCCTTCCCATCCCGGGGTGTCCGTGGGCAGGCGGtggccggcccccccccgccccgccagcccctCAGCACTGACTCTCGCCCTTCTCTCCGCAGCGGTGGGGGCCTGTCCCCGGCTGACGCCAccgcccggcgcggcccccgACGTGCCCCTTGGCCTCCCCCCCCCACGGGCTCTGGAGCCGCCACATCCTCCAGCAGACGCTGATGGACGAGGGGCTGCGCCTGGCCCGGCTGGTCTCGCACGAGCGCGTGGGGCggctcagcccctgcctgccGGGGAAGCCCCCGGGACCAGGTGAGCCCCCacggggctgaggggggggggggggcttgccGTGGACAGGTGTGTCCAGATGGCACGGCTGCCTTCTCCCTACGGAAGCGGTGCCCTGACGGCATCTTCCCTGTCTCCCCACAGAGTTTGAGGACGGGCTAGCAGAACGGGGTCCTCCGGCTCCCCCGGATCCCCCCCGCGGCACCATCAAGGTGGAACAGGAGACCAGCCGGCAGTTgaagcccctgcagccccccaccaccATTAACGAAGCAATAACGTGCTGGGGACGGGTGCCGGCGGCGCGGCGGTGGTGCTCCGGGTGCGGAGAGCCAGCGAGGGCTTTGGCCACAGCCCCCCCTGGGCCCCATCCCCTCCCGCACCGACGCTCTGGTTACCTCAGCCGCGGCGGGATGCGCCTCCCCGCAGCAGCAATACCCTCGTCCCCACCAGGCTCtgggcccccgccgccccccccggggctgggaaGCCCTCGATGGACTCGAGCCCCCTGTACAGACCCTCTTGCCCTCACTGGGCTGCCCGGCCCCCCCGCCTCATCGGCTCACCCCTCGTGCTGAccatctctcccccccccccacccccgggcagGCGAGCCGTGTCCCCCGGCCCCGTTACCGTGCAGGGACAGGCGCTTTACCACCGGCACACCGAGCCGCGTGCGGCACCGCGTGCTCCCGGCGTCAGCGCTGCCACCCCACGCCGGGCACACGGTGCTGGCGCGCGCAGCCCCGCGCACACCCCCGCAGCGCCCACGCTCCAgccgccagcccccccccccccccccgcagcacgCACGTGCAAGCGCACCGTGCACATGCATCGCGACCACCCCCCGCAGCACCGCATCGCCCGCATGCAGCATTTCAGCTGTAAATATCCCCCCGCAGCAACCACAGCTCAGCGCCAGCGACGgcgtgcccccccccacccccgcacgCACACCcacagcaccctgcaccccccacCTGCACCCACCCCCCAATTACCTGCGTGTGCTGCCGTGCAGGGTCCCTGTGCCGTGGGGTGTCACATGTGCCGTGGGGTGTCACACGCGTACACCCCCCTCCCAGCACGAAGCAGGCGGCGTTTGACGGGCACTGGGGcagtcctgccccccccccccagcccctcggggcccctcctgccccccccccacccccccgtttCCACAAGCCGTGCCCAGCCCCGGGGTCCCCCACCCCCTTAGGACTGTGTGGTGTCTTTTTAGAGCATTAGCAACTCTTCCTTTGTAACGTGTACAGtagattatttattttgttattttggaataaaactttattttatggcTTATCTTCCTGCCCCCACACCCCCAGGCTCCCTCTCCATGCCATGGCCCCTCTCCAGCTGGGGGGGCCAGCTCACAAACCCCAAAGCAAGCGCTGACTGCAGGTGTGTGAGGGGTCTGTCCCCCCCAGGACCAGTGCAGGGGGTCCCAGCGTCCCCCtggcccggggaaggggggggggggccccgTCACACACCAGGCTGGCACCTCCACCCCAGCGTGTTTCCCGCTGCTgcctccccgccccccgcagCTGACTCATCCCGGCCCCCCACGGGGCCCGAGCCCGGCAGCGTGGGCTGGGGGCACCGCGCTCTGCTGCGGGCACCCCCCCCCACGCAGGTCAGGGCTCCTGCGCCTGCACCCCCTCACCCGCCGCCTCCCGGGACTGCAGACCCCGGCAGCGGCGTGGGTGGGCAGCGGCTCTGTACTCCAAAGTGCAGCGTATATacgggggggggagggtgttaCCCAAAGTGctacccccccccaccccccaccccccccggaaaatcccccccctcccctgccagaGCTTCCTCCCCAGCACAAGTT
This sequence is a window from Harpia harpyja isolate bHarHar1 chromosome 15, bHarHar1 primary haplotype, whole genome shotgun sequence. Protein-coding genes within it:
- the NAB2 gene encoding LOW QUALITY PROTEIN: NGFI-A-binding protein 2 (The sequence of the model RefSeq protein was modified relative to this genomic sequence to represent the inferred CDS: inserted 1 base in 1 codon; deleted 4 bases in 4 codons), which codes for MALPRTLGELQLYRVLQRANLLGYYETFIQQGGDDVQQLCEAGEEEFLEIMALVGMATKPLHVRRLQKALREWASNPGLFSQPVSAVPVSSIPLFKLSEAGGRKALSNGHASPSEAAGKGGSSTGTPPARSPTEPGEKLSPSAAPPWPGRSTPESEGGGDEEPGGPPFSPGGSGGDQPAGTEVLEPELARTVAESVERLLQSCPRGGEAELRALMKLNKKLAKXVGHIFQLEDGDRHKEEEIRRHSAIYGRGEARRREGKQLTLHELIINEAAAQFCLRDNSLLLRRVELFSLSRQVARESTYLSSLKVARAHPEESGATMAKRLKQEAGEQSRSELLPLQVGPEPPGTAYRASLEEDAASLSGESLDGHLQAVGACPRLTPPPGAAPDVPLGLPPHGLWSRHILQQTLMDEGLRLARLVSHERVGRLSPCLPGKPPGPEFEDGLAERGPPAPPDPPRGTIKVEQETSRQLKPLQPPTTINEAITCWGRVPAARRWCSGCGEPARALATAPPGPHPLPHRRSGYLSRGGMRLPAAAIPSSPPGSGPPPPPPGLGSPRWTRAPCTDPLALTGLPGPPASSAHPSC